The Vidua macroura isolate BioBank_ID:100142 chromosome 4, ASM2450914v1, whole genome shotgun sequence genome window below encodes:
- the PRPF31 gene encoding LOW QUALITY PROTEIN: U4/U6 small nuclear ribonucleoprotein Prp31 (The sequence of the model RefSeq protein was modified relative to this genomic sequence to represent the inferred CDS: inserted 1 base in 1 codon; deleted 1 base in 1 codon; substituted 2 bases at 2 genomic stop codons) — MTSDVEVFRQKMKGGRMTSKQWVTATSSPPALHLMSSLAKNPINHHTLGLQIFMGPLVSPKLRENQKPSNNIFSVRETRHYFLWPECEIISSTHSPDKYSKWLPELESLMPNTLDYSXSVKELGNSLGKCKNKNVQQILTNATITVVSVVASTTQRQQLPEEELGRIEDACDTVLALSGAKLRIYEYVESXVSFIAPSLSLILEASTAVEITGVAGGLTPLSKLPACNILLLGGPALSGFSSTSILPHTSFTHRSDIARPXFEEESDVAARGDRFHGSRDGKAGYELKEEIECKFSKWRSLGPVKPLPAPLDGLREKRKGWRYWKMKERLGLTEIRKQANRMSSGEMEEDLGFSLGHLGKASGGRMHQIQVKATKAWIRKTLQRQSVIHRGKSTIQDRSSGTASCVAFASLQELEIMNLQAAKKKVAEANQKYFSSMAEFLKVKGNNSGVSIPPTPLGSPILTL; from the exons ATGACATCTGATGTGGAAGTCTTCAGGCAGAAGATGAAGGGTGGGAGAATGACCAGCAAACAGTGGGTGACAGCCACCTCCAGTCCTCCAGCTCTTCACCTGATGAGCTCACTAGCCAAAAATCCTATAAACCATCACACACTAGGTCTGCAGATTTTTATGGGCCCTCTGG TGTCACCGAAACTGCGGGAAAATCAAAAGCCCTCCAACAATATTTTTAGTGTTAGAGAAACAAGGCATTACTTTCTCTGGCCAGAATGTGAAATCATTTCATCCACACATAGCCCAGACAAATATTCCAAATGGCTCCCAGAGCTGGAGTCACTGATGCCCAACACCCTGGATTACAGCTGATCTGTCAAGGAATTGGGGAATTCCCTGGGTAAATGCAAGAACAAGAACGTGCAGCAGATCTTGACTAACGCCACCATCACAGTGGTCAGCGTGGTGGCCTCCACcacccagaggcagcagctcccggaggaggagctgggcaggattGAGGACGCGTGTGACACGGTGCTGGCACTGAGCGGGGCCAAGCTGCGCATCTATGAGTACGTGGAGT ACGTGTCCTTCATCGcccccagcctctccctcaTCCTCGAGGCCTCCACAGCTGTCGAGATCACGGGGGTGGCAGGGGGCCTGACCCCGCTGTCCAAGCTGCCAGCCTGCAACATCCTCCTGCTGGGGGGGCCAGCGCTCTCTGGCTTCTCCTCCACTTCCATCCTGCCCCACACCAGCTTCACCCACCGCAGCGACATCGCCCGGCCCTGATTTGAGGAGGAAAGCGATGTGGCAGCCAGAGGGGACAGATTCCACGGGAGCCGAGACGGGAAGGCGGGCTACGAGCTGAAGGAGGAGATCGAGTGCAAGTTCAGCAAGTGGCGGAGCCTGGGCCCTGTGAAGCCGCTGCCAGCGCCGCTGGACGGGctgagggagaagaggaagggcTGGCGGTACTGGAAGATGAAGGAACGCTTGGGGCTGACGGAGATCCGCAAACAGGCCAACAGGATGAGCTCTGGGGAGATGGAGGAGGACCTCGGGTTCAGCCTGGGCCACCTGGGCAAGGCCAGCGGTGGCCGCATGCACCAGATCCAGGTCAAGGCCACCAAGGCCTGGATCAGGAAAACCCTGCAGAGGCAAAGTGTCATCCACAGGGGCAAATCCACGATCCAGGACCGCAGCTCAGGCACGGCCTCGTGCGTAGCCTTCGcctccctgcaggagctggagatcATGAACCTACAGGCAGCCAAG AAGAAAGTGGCTGAGGCCaaccagaaatatttctccAGCATGGCTGAGTTTCTCAAGGTCAAGGGGAACAACAGTGGGGTCTCCATTCCCCCGACCCCACTGGGATCCCCAATTCTCACCCTGtga